Proteins encoded by one window of Rissa tridactyla isolate bRisTri1 chromosome W, bRisTri1.patW.cur.20221130, whole genome shotgun sequence:
- the LOC128902124 gene encoding follistatin-like, with the protein MLNQRIHPGMLLLLMFLCHFMEDHTVQAGNCWLRQARNGRCQVLYKTDLSKEECCKSGRLTTSWTEEDVNDNTLFKWMIFNGGAPNCIPCKETCENVECGPGKKCKMNKKNKPRCVCAPDCSNISWKGPVCGLDGKTYRNECALLKARCKEQPELEVQYQGKCKKTCRDVLCPGSSTCVVDQTNNAYCVTCNQICPEPTSHEQYLCGNDGITYASACHLRKATCLLGRSIGLAYEGKCIKAKSCEDIQCSAGKKCLWDFKVGRGRCALCNELCPESKSDEAVCASDNTTYPSECAMKEAACSMGALLEVKHSGSCNSINEDPEEDDEDEDQDYSFPISSILEW; encoded by the exons ATGTTAAATCAGAGAATCCACCCGGGCATGCTCTTACTTCTGATGTTTCTCTGCCACTTCATGGAAGATCACACAGTGCAGG CTGGGAACTGCTGGCTTCGGCAGGCGCGGAACGGCCGCTGTCAGGTCCTCTACAAAACCGACCTCAGCAAGGAGGAGTGCTGCAAGAGCGGCCGCCTGACAACTTCGTGGACGGAAGAGGACGTCAACGACAACACGCTTTTTAAATGGATGATTTTTAATGGAGGAGCCCCAAACTGCATCCCGTGCAAAG AAACGTGTGAGAACGTGGAATGTGGACCCGGGAAGAAATGTAAAATGAACAAGAAGAACAAACCTCGGTGTGTTTGTGCTCCAGATTGCTCTAATATCTCTTGGAAGGGCCCCGTGTGTGGCTTAGATGGGAAAACCTACAGGAACGAGTGTGCCCTTCTCAAAGCCAGATGTAAAGAACAGCCTGAACTTGAAGTCCAGTATCAGGGCAAATGCAAAA aGACCTGTAGGGATGTTTTATGCCCAGGCAGCTCCACATGTGTGGTTGATCAAACTAATAATGCCTACTGTGTGACATGTAATCAAATTTGCCCAGAGCCTACCTCCCATGAACAGTATCTCTGTGGGAATGACGGCATAACTTACGCCAGTGCCTGCCACCTGAGGAAAGCTACCTGCCTACTGGGCAGATCCATTGGATTAGCCTACGAAGGAAAATGCATCA AAGCCAAATCCTGTGAAGACATTCAGTGCAGTGCTGGGAAGAAATGCTTGTGGGATTTTAAGGTTGGCAGAGGTCGGTGTGCCCTCTGCAATGAGCTCTGCCCTGAAAGCAAGTCAGACGAGGCAGTCTGTGCCAGCGATAACACAACTTACCCAAGTGAGTGTGCCATGAAAGAGGCAGCCTGCTCCATGGGTGCGCTTCTAGAAGTAAAGCACTCCGGATCTTGCAACT CCATTAATGAAGACCCAGaagaagatgatgaagatgaaGACCAGGACTACAGCTTTCCTATATCTTCCATTCTAGAGTGGTAA